A section of the Streptomyces sp. Je 1-369 genome encodes:
- the dapF gene encoding diaminopimelate epimerase: MSTRIAFLKGHGTENDFVIIPDPNNAIELSPSAVAALCDRRAGIGGDGLLHVVRSAAHPDARHLADRAEWFMDYRNGDGSVAEMCGNGVRVFARYLQRAGHAVEGDLAVATRGGVKTVHIAKEESGGDITVGMGKAVLHEGDVTVSVGDHRWPARNVSMGNPHAVAFVDDLSEAGNLYEAPPFSPASAYPDGVNVEFVVPRGPQHVAMRVHERGAGETRSCGTGACAVAVAAARKDGLDPATTGAPATYTVDLPGGRLVITERPDGEIEMTGGAVIVAQGEIASEWFETASA; this comes from the coding sequence ATGAGCACGCGGATCGCCTTCCTCAAGGGGCACGGGACCGAGAACGACTTCGTGATCATCCCCGACCCCAACAACGCCATCGAGCTGTCCCCGTCGGCCGTGGCCGCCCTGTGCGACCGCCGCGCGGGCATCGGTGGTGACGGCCTCCTGCACGTCGTTCGCTCCGCCGCCCACCCCGACGCCCGCCACCTGGCGGACCGCGCCGAGTGGTTCATGGACTACCGCAACGGCGACGGATCCGTCGCGGAGATGTGCGGCAACGGAGTGCGTGTCTTCGCCCGATACCTACAGCGCGCGGGGCACGCCGTCGAAGGTGATCTGGCGGTGGCCACCCGCGGTGGTGTGAAGACCGTGCACATCGCCAAGGAGGAGTCCGGCGGCGACATCACCGTCGGCATGGGCAAGGCGGTCCTCCACGAGGGCGACGTCACCGTCTCGGTCGGCGACCACCGATGGCCCGCGCGGAACGTGAGCATGGGCAACCCCCACGCGGTCGCCTTCGTCGACGACCTCTCCGAAGCGGGCAACCTCTACGAAGCACCCCCCTTCAGCCCCGCCTCCGCCTACCCGGACGGGGTGAACGTCGAGTTCGTCGTCCCCCGGGGCCCGCAGCACGTCGCCATGCGCGTGCACGAGCGCGGCGCGGGCGAGACCCGCTCCTGCGGGACCGGCGCCTGCGCCGTGGCTGTGGCGGCGGCCCGCAAGGACGGCCTGGACCCGGCCACGACCGGGGCCCCGGCCACGTACACCGTCGATCTGCCCGGCGGCCGTCTGGTGATCACCGAGCGCCCCGACGGCGAGATCGAGATGACGGGTGGGGCCGTGATCGTCGCCCAGGGCGAGATCGCGTCCGAATGGTTCGAAACGGCGAGCGCATGA